From a single Lewinella sp. LCG006 genomic region:
- a CDS encoding DUF2867 domain-containing protein, whose translation MSNTLVSRKEEVFLTEKTRKLFKSLDFADTFSTTNHENDLEEISKRIFTLKSKWIIALFELRNKLVGFFGLKTKMPSDYNEDFAIGGYVGFFKIYDLSEEEVILGADDKHLKFRVGIHKTPAATNNIKVTTLVQLNNTFGKIYMKIIAPFHRLIVKKMVGQGYSDKMPSCR comes from the coding sequence ATGAGCAATACACTCGTAAGCAGAAAGGAGGAAGTCTTCCTGACGGAAAAGACCCGTAAGTTGTTTAAGTCGCTCGATTTTGCAGATACGTTTTCTACCACCAACCACGAAAATGATCTGGAAGAGATTTCCAAACGTATTTTCACGTTGAAATCGAAATGGATTATTGCACTCTTTGAGTTGAGAAATAAGCTTGTCGGTTTCTTTGGTTTGAAAACGAAAATGCCTTCTGATTACAATGAAGACTTCGCCATTGGTGGTTACGTCGGCTTTTTCAAAATATACGATCTCAGTGAGGAAGAGGTCATTTTGGGTGCGGATGATAAACACTTAAAGTTTCGTGTAGGAATTCATAAGACGCCCGCAGCAACCAATAATATAAAAGTTACCACGCTGGTTCAGCTGAACAATACCTTTGGGAAGATTTACATGAAAATAATTGCGCCCTTTCATCGACTGATCGTAAAAAAGATGGTGGGGCAAGGGTATAGTGATAAAATGCCTTCCTGTCGTTGA
- a CDS encoding DinB family protein, which translates to MNTIQQEFKDQAIFRFQEKKVHIAKCFQQLREEDIWSRPNASSNSVGNIILHLCGNIGQYVLSSLAQQPDVRERDLEFSASGGLSKEELLDKISTTIDQACAAVRACKEEELLRERQVQGFVFSGLGVILHAVEHLSYHTGQVAYLIKLRNDQQIGLYDDFDLNVKNAD; encoded by the coding sequence ATGAATACGATCCAACAAGAATTCAAAGACCAAGCCATCTTCCGCTTCCAGGAGAAGAAAGTGCATATCGCCAAATGTTTCCAGCAACTGAGGGAGGAAGACATTTGGTCACGCCCCAATGCGTCTTCCAATAGCGTAGGCAACATCATCCTGCACCTTTGCGGAAACATCGGTCAGTACGTCCTTTCTTCGCTCGCCCAACAACCGGATGTGCGGGAACGCGATCTGGAATTTAGTGCATCAGGTGGGCTCAGCAAGGAGGAATTACTCGATAAAATAAGTACCACCATTGACCAGGCTTGTGCAGCAGTGCGTGCGTGCAAGGAGGAAGAACTACTGCGCGAGCGCCAGGTACAGGGGTTTGTATTCTCGGGATTGGGTGTCATTTTACACGCGGTAGAGCACCTCTCTTATCACACGGGGCAGGTAGCTTATTTGATAAAATTGCGCAACGATCAACAAATAGGACTGTACGACGACTTTGACTTGAACGTGAAAAACGCGGATTAA
- a CDS encoding glycoside hydrolase family 13 protein, producing the protein MRCSFLSLLLLISVGLQSQSSIERVEPTNWWIGMHHPKVQLLVYGKNIGDLLPETRYQGVNIERVTRVSNPNYLFIDLKITSAAKAGEVLLSFTRNGKEVLQQKWSLLARNQDPAMRVGFDNADVLYLITPDRFANGNPDNDNVSGMREKANRKTLGGRHGGDIAGMRQHLDYIHDLGFTAIWVNPLLENDMATYSYHGYSTTDFYRVDPRFGTNEAYQQLVAECREKEVKFIMDMIVNHCGLEHWWMKDLPSDDWINTWEEYTQTNHRKTVWQDPHASAIDKKVFADGWFVPTMPDLNQRNPFMATYLIQNSIWWTEYLGLAGIRMDTYPYPDEDFMAEWTRRVMEEFPYLNIVGEEWFENPSTVAYWQAGKDNPNGYTSYLPSLMDFPLQQAFVKALNEDEAFKAGWITAYEMLAQDFLYADPMNLVVFPDNHDMSRIFRQVNEDEDLFRMAMVYFATIRGIPQFYYGTEILMSNDPAGDHGDIRRDFPGGWAGDPVDAFTGKGLTSAQIAAQDFTKTLLQWRKNASAVHFGKMTHFLPEDGTYVFFRYDEEQKVMVVFNKNQEETALGWERFAEMLEGATSGKDILTGQAHTLAKKLQVPARGVMVLELE; encoded by the coding sequence ATGAGATGCTCCTTCCTTTCCCTCCTACTCTTGATAAGTGTTGGTCTTCAATCGCAAAGCTCGATTGAGCGCGTGGAACCGACCAATTGGTGGATAGGTATGCATCACCCTAAGGTGCAGCTTTTGGTTTACGGAAAGAATATAGGCGATCTATTGCCCGAAACGCGCTACCAAGGTGTGAATATCGAACGCGTAACCAGAGTAAGCAACCCCAATTATCTCTTCATTGATCTAAAAATAACTTCCGCTGCCAAAGCAGGAGAAGTTTTGTTGTCATTTACCAGAAATGGTAAAGAGGTTTTACAACAAAAATGGTCGCTTCTGGCTCGTAACCAAGACCCGGCCATGCGAGTGGGTTTTGACAATGCCGATGTGCTGTATCTCATCACCCCCGACCGCTTCGCGAACGGCAACCCCGATAATGACAACGTCAGTGGCATGCGTGAAAAAGCAAACCGCAAAACTTTAGGTGGTCGCCACGGCGGAGATATTGCGGGAATGCGGCAGCACCTGGACTATATCCACGACCTCGGCTTTACCGCAATTTGGGTAAACCCATTGTTGGAAAATGATATGGCGACCTATTCCTACCACGGCTATTCCACGACCGATTTTTACCGTGTCGATCCTCGCTTTGGCACCAATGAAGCCTACCAACAATTGGTAGCGGAATGTCGTGAAAAAGAGGTGAAATTCATCATGGACATGATTGTCAATCACTGTGGCCTGGAGCATTGGTGGATGAAAGACCTGCCTTCTGATGACTGGATCAATACTTGGGAGGAATACACCCAAACCAATCACCGCAAGACCGTTTGGCAAGACCCCCATGCATCCGCCATTGATAAAAAAGTGTTCGCTGATGGTTGGTTTGTTCCTACCATGCCCGACCTCAATCAGCGCAACCCCTTCATGGCCACCTACCTCATCCAAAACAGCATTTGGTGGACCGAATACTTGGGGCTGGCTGGTATCCGAATGGATACTTACCCCTATCCAGATGAGGATTTTATGGCCGAATGGACCCGCCGCGTGATGGAGGAGTTTCCCTACCTCAATATCGTTGGCGAAGAGTGGTTTGAAAACCCCAGCACCGTCGCCTACTGGCAAGCAGGCAAAGACAATCCTAACGGGTACACCTCCTACCTGCCAAGTTTGATGGACTTCCCCTTGCAGCAAGCGTTTGTAAAAGCACTGAACGAAGACGAAGCGTTCAAGGCTGGCTGGATTACGGCTTACGAAATGCTGGCCCAGGATTTTCTCTACGCTGACCCAATGAACCTCGTGGTTTTTCCTGATAACCACGATATGAGTCGGATCTTCCGCCAAGTCAATGAAGACGAAGACCTCTTCCGGATGGCCATGGTTTACTTTGCAACCATAAGAGGAATACCGCAATTTTATTACGGTACTGAGATTTTGATGAGCAACGATCCCGCCGGTGATCATGGTGATATACGCCGCGACTTTCCTGGCGGGTGGGCAGGAGATCCGGTAGATGCCTTCACGGGTAAAGGACTAACCAGTGCGCAAATAGCTGCTCAGGATTTCACTAAAACATTATTGCAATGGCGCAAAAATGCATCAGCAGTTCACTTCGGCAAGATGACCCATTTTCTGCCTGAAGACGGCACTTATGTTTTCTTCCGCTACGACGAGGAGCAAAAAGTGATGGTCGTCTTCAATAAAAACCAGGAGGAAACTGCTTTAGGCTGGGAGCGGTTTGCTGAAATGCTTGAAGGAGCTACTAGCGGGAAGGATATTCTCACGGGGCAAGCCCACACTTTAGCTAAAAAACTGCAAGTGCCCGCGCGAGGCGTGATGGTCTTGGAGTTGGAATAG
- a CDS encoding GNAT family N-acetyltransferase has protein sequence MNVYLETPRLILRAVKEEDAPGFFELDSDPEVHKFLGNKPVKDIKESEEAIKYIQKQYEEKGIGRLAIIDKASKEFVGWSGLKYETVVRADFPYYDLGYRLKKKFWGKGIATEAAIASLEYGFLQLRLEEIYAAADLDNMGSNKVLQKLGMKLVDQFEYCQALHNWYKITTAEWLAMSS, from the coding sequence ATGAATGTTTATCTGGAAACGCCAAGGTTAATATTGAGAGCCGTTAAAGAAGAAGATGCACCTGGCTTTTTTGAGCTCGACTCAGACCCGGAGGTGCATAAATTTCTTGGCAATAAGCCGGTCAAAGACATCAAGGAATCGGAGGAAGCCATAAAGTATATTCAAAAACAATATGAAGAAAAGGGCATTGGCCGCCTGGCTATTATTGATAAAGCATCGAAGGAATTTGTAGGCTGGTCTGGACTAAAATACGAGACGGTCGTTCGGGCTGATTTTCCTTACTACGATTTGGGGTATCGCTTGAAAAAGAAATTCTGGGGTAAGGGTATTGCCACGGAAGCCGCGATAGCCTCGTTGGAATATGGGTTCCTGCAACTCCGGCTAGAGGAAATTTATGCTGCGGCAGACCTGGATAATATGGGTTCCAATAAAGTCTTACAAAAGTTGGGTATGAAGTTGGTCGATCAGTTTGAATACTGCCAGGCACTACATAATTGGTATAAAATCACCACGGCGGAATGGCTAGCAATGTCGTCATAA
- a CDS encoding aldo/keto reductase: protein MKYQLFGHSGLRVSPLCLGTMTFGKEWGWGSDAATAKEIFDAFMEAGGNFIDTADVYTEGSSERILADLISADRDHVVLATKYTLSNTTHNPNNSGNHRKNLVQSVEQSLRRLNTDYIDLLWVHAYDYLTPIEEMMRALDDLVAQGKILYVGISDAPAWVTARANTIAEFRGWSRFIGNQLEYNLTERTPERDLLPMSKELGLGVVAWSPLAAGILTGKYNKDDGKGSGGRMEGTTSYRLNERNYNIAAKVVEIAKSLEVSPAQVALAWISQQGHIPIIGARTLEQLKDNLGSLDVTISAEQMQQLDEVSSIDLGFPHDFVTRPGAQKMIYGGMVNQIKGNKHPLVG, encoded by the coding sequence ATGAAATATCAACTCTTCGGCCATTCCGGCTTGCGCGTTTCTCCCTTATGTTTAGGTACCATGACTTTTGGCAAAGAGTGGGGCTGGGGCTCCGATGCTGCCACAGCTAAAGAAATTTTCGATGCCTTCATGGAAGCAGGCGGCAATTTTATTGATACCGCAGATGTCTACACCGAAGGCAGCAGTGAACGCATCCTGGCTGACCTCATATCCGCTGATCGCGACCACGTCGTATTGGCCACCAAATACACTCTTTCTAATACCACTCACAACCCCAATAATAGTGGTAACCACCGCAAAAACCTGGTACAATCGGTAGAGCAAAGCCTGCGCCGCCTCAATACCGATTATATAGACCTGCTCTGGGTACATGCTTATGATTACCTCACGCCCATTGAAGAAATGATGCGGGCACTGGACGATCTGGTTGCTCAGGGAAAAATCCTTTACGTCGGCATTAGTGATGCGCCAGCTTGGGTAACAGCGCGTGCCAATACCATCGCTGAATTTAGAGGATGGTCACGCTTTATTGGCAACCAATTGGAATATAACCTCACGGAACGTACCCCCGAACGTGATTTGCTGCCAATGAGTAAAGAACTAGGCCTAGGGGTTGTCGCCTGGAGCCCTCTCGCAGCCGGTATTCTCACTGGCAAGTACAACAAAGATGACGGCAAAGGCTCGGGCGGCCGCATGGAAGGTACCACCTCCTATCGCCTCAACGAGCGCAACTACAACATCGCTGCCAAAGTGGTAGAGATCGCCAAATCTCTGGAAGTTTCTCCGGCTCAAGTCGCACTCGCCTGGATCAGCCAACAGGGGCACATCCCTATCATTGGTGCTCGTACCCTGGAACAATTGAAAGACAACCTTGGCTCACTTGACGTAACCATCAGTGCCGAACAAATGCAGCAACTAGACGAAGTGAGTAGCATTGACCTAGGCTTCCCCCATGATTTTGTGACCCGCCCCGGCGCGCAGAAGATGATCTACGGCGGGATGGTCAATCAGATCAAGGGCAACAAGCACCCTTTGGTAGGGTAA
- a CDS encoding ABC1 kinase family protein: MVTNKLLHSPGKRTRRAYSVAARVGFSYLWLYWRKKIFGQAYYDRRIMALHQKNATKVKTAVLELQGLFIKVGQLLSILTNFLPEAFQEPLESLQDQVPPRPYEQVKERIIAELGAEPEQLFATFSKEPLAAASIGQAHRAQLKNGEEVVVKVQHLDIESVAEVDLSIIQRLQSIMSWWFNIQGMEHLYTQVRQMIEEELDFVAEARAMQEIAENLKEEEGLVIPAVFPDYSTTRVMTTAYQTGVKISKKEQLEAWGIDQEALARKILRIYSRMVFKDGYYHADPHPGNLLVQADGTLVILDFGAVARLQPVMREGLSELIEAAVKNDLPGMVEAGRKMGFLAPGREAERMAEQMIDAMRTFIQQEIKLEGLDFKNIEIDPFNNSLFELLKNIGIGGITSTVQVPKEYVLLNRMATLLIGISSTLAPQLNPLDVVRPYVQKFVLGEKGNLVSFVTRVLRDTTSQLLSIPGELQGVLRQARQGQLDIASVDTRNSGRLVYQGLRQLSLSLLLIAGAAFSYLFWQQSEEGLLQISGGVCLVLCYLLWRSGRKAKRVY, encoded by the coding sequence ATGGTTACCAATAAACTCCTCCATTCTCCAGGTAAACGAACGCGTCGGGCGTATAGCGTCGCTGCTCGTGTAGGTTTTAGTTATTTGTGGCTGTATTGGCGTAAAAAAATATTTGGCCAAGCTTACTATGATCGGCGAATCATGGCTTTGCACCAAAAAAATGCAACCAAGGTAAAGACAGCGGTACTGGAACTTCAGGGCTTATTTATCAAGGTCGGGCAATTACTCTCCATCCTGACCAACTTCCTCCCGGAAGCGTTCCAGGAGCCGCTGGAAAGTTTGCAAGACCAAGTGCCCCCACGTCCTTATGAACAAGTAAAAGAGCGGATCATTGCCGAATTAGGGGCAGAACCTGAGCAGCTTTTTGCTACCTTTTCAAAAGAACCGCTAGCGGCAGCCTCGATCGGACAAGCGCACCGCGCACAACTCAAAAACGGTGAGGAGGTGGTTGTCAAAGTCCAGCATCTAGACATCGAATCGGTGGCCGAGGTAGACCTCAGCATCATCCAACGCTTACAGTCGATCATGTCCTGGTGGTTTAACATTCAGGGTATGGAACACCTCTACACCCAGGTGCGTCAGATGATTGAAGAAGAACTAGATTTCGTGGCCGAAGCCAGAGCCATGCAAGAAATCGCCGAGAATTTAAAAGAGGAAGAAGGCTTAGTCATTCCTGCTGTTTTTCCCGACTATTCTACGACCCGAGTCATGACGACAGCGTACCAAACAGGCGTGAAAATCAGTAAAAAAGAGCAGTTAGAAGCCTGGGGGATAGACCAGGAAGCACTCGCCAGAAAAATCCTTCGCATCTACAGCCGGATGGTTTTCAAAGACGGCTACTATCACGCAGATCCTCATCCGGGCAACTTATTGGTACAGGCCGACGGCACCCTTGTTATTCTGGATTTTGGAGCGGTAGCACGCCTACAGCCCGTCATGCGAGAGGGATTATCTGAACTGATCGAAGCGGCGGTCAAAAACGATCTGCCCGGGATGGTAGAAGCTGGCCGTAAAATGGGTTTCCTGGCTCCCGGCCGCGAAGCCGAACGTATGGCAGAGCAGATGATCGACGCCATGCGCACCTTCATCCAACAAGAAATTAAGCTGGAAGGCCTCGATTTTAAAAATATTGAAATCGATCCTTTCAACAACAGCCTTTTTGAGCTTTTGAAAAATATAGGGATTGGTGGGATCACGAGTACGGTACAGGTGCCGAAAGAATATGTCCTGTTGAATCGTATGGCGACGCTGCTCATTGGCATCAGTAGCACTTTGGCGCCACAACTGAATCCACTGGATGTGGTCCGCCCTTATGTGCAAAAATTTGTGCTAGGAGAAAAGGGTAATCTCGTTTCTTTTGTGACGCGCGTGCTCCGCGACACGACCAGCCAGTTGTTGAGTATCCCCGGAGAATTACAGGGCGTGCTCCGGCAGGCACGTCAGGGCCAACTGGATATTGCTTCGGTAGATACCCGCAATAGTGGACGATTGGTTTATCAAGGGCTGAGGCAGCTGAGCCTGAGTCTTTTGCTGATCGCTGGGGCTGCCTTTTCTTATCTTTTTTGGCAACAATCGGAGGAGGGCTTGCTGCAAATTAGTGGAGGGGTATGTCTTGTGTTGTGCTATCTCCTGTGGCGCTCCGGGCGCAAGGCAAAGCGGGTGTATTAG
- a CDS encoding nitroreductase: MDKLPSTEQVSAIIRSRSSIFPAMYTDEPISEEVIMDLLENANWAPNHKKTEPWRFKVIRGAALQRLADFMGSTYKSITPQESFSEMKMKKLSTNPIKANTVIAICMQRDPAESLPEWEELAATAMAVQNLWLSATAYGLGGYWSSPGLIAHLGPFLNLAEGERCLGLFYLAHHQAPEIPRERGDVAAKVKWMKE; the protein is encoded by the coding sequence ATGGATAAGCTTCCCAGCACCGAACAAGTAAGTGCCATCATACGCAGCCGTAGTTCTATTTTTCCTGCCATGTATACGGATGAACCAATTAGTGAAGAAGTAATCATGGATCTTCTTGAAAACGCCAATTGGGCCCCTAATCACAAGAAAACTGAACCCTGGCGCTTTAAAGTCATCCGTGGTGCTGCCCTTCAGCGGTTGGCTGATTTTATGGGGAGTACTTATAAAAGCATTACTCCGCAGGAGTCCTTTTCTGAAATGAAGATGAAAAAATTATCTACAAATCCGATTAAGGCGAATACGGTCATTGCGATCTGTATGCAGCGTGACCCAGCGGAATCTTTACCAGAATGGGAGGAACTCGCCGCCACTGCGATGGCTGTACAAAACCTTTGGCTATCCGCTACGGCGTACGGGTTAGGAGGCTACTGGAGCAGTCCTGGCTTGATTGCCCACCTGGGGCCATTTCTAAATCTAGCCGAGGGAGAGCGCTGCCTTGGCTTGTTCTACCTGGCACACCACCAGGCACCTGAGATTCCTCGGGAAAGGGGTGATGTCGCCGCCAAGGTGAAATGGATGAAGGAATAG